The following proteins are co-located in the Pelagicoccus sp. SDUM812003 genome:
- a CDS encoding VCBS repeat-containing protein: MARSLKSRLLYPVDKTLYRLSAALALSVAAVLLSGCGDAGESSGESERVADSVLGLGYLNWRTIGDPVEGFPWVTDIAIVDLDSDGLVDVVFTEGRLNKVAWIRQVTPGVFAEFVIAEGIAGAAHVEACDLDRDGDLDLLVASMGIVTPNDQKIGSVIVLENDGNQSFSERVLVEGIDRVTDVQAGDLDGDGDLDLSVGAFGYFEGEVFWMENSGNWEFESHNLLSLSGAIHTPVADVDADGDLDIIALVSQDWEEIYLFENRGDGSFQARVLHGSTNKDYGSSGIQLVDMDQDGDVDIAYTNGDGFDYATPGARRWHGVQWLENDGAGDFTFHRIGDLSGAYAPSVTDIDGDGDLDFLATSAFNDWSDSSAVSLACYENLGSGRFEKRILAHAPTHLITLEAGDLDGDGRDELVSGGFYFYPPMEHVSRVSVWDRD; this comes from the coding sequence ATGGCTCGTTCCCTGAAGTCTCGTTTGCTGTATCCAGTCGATAAGACGCTGTATCGACTTTCAGCTGCGCTTGCGCTGAGCGTGGCGGCGGTCCTCTTGAGTGGATGCGGCGACGCAGGAGAGAGCTCTGGGGAGTCGGAGCGTGTTGCCGATTCCGTATTGGGACTTGGATACCTGAATTGGAGAACCATCGGCGATCCAGTGGAAGGGTTTCCGTGGGTGACGGATATTGCGATCGTTGATTTGGATAGCGACGGTCTTGTCGATGTCGTTTTCACGGAGGGGCGGTTGAACAAGGTTGCTTGGATTCGCCAGGTGACGCCGGGAGTTTTCGCGGAGTTCGTCATAGCGGAAGGAATCGCGGGAGCCGCTCACGTGGAGGCTTGCGATCTGGATCGGGACGGAGATTTGGACCTTCTGGTTGCGAGCATGGGCATCGTGACGCCCAACGACCAGAAGATCGGCTCGGTGATCGTGCTGGAAAACGACGGCAACCAAAGCTTCAGCGAGCGCGTTCTGGTCGAGGGAATCGATCGAGTCACCGATGTGCAAGCGGGGGATCTCGATGGAGATGGCGATCTCGATCTCTCGGTCGGAGCGTTTGGCTATTTCGAGGGAGAGGTCTTCTGGATGGAAAACTCGGGAAACTGGGAGTTCGAAAGCCACAATCTTTTGAGTCTGTCGGGAGCCATTCATACGCCGGTGGCGGATGTGGATGCCGATGGTGATCTAGACATCATCGCCCTGGTTTCCCAGGACTGGGAGGAGATCTACTTGTTCGAGAACCGAGGCGATGGCAGCTTTCAGGCGAGAGTGCTGCATGGGTCAACCAACAAGGATTACGGAAGTAGCGGTATTCAGTTAGTGGATATGGACCAGGATGGTGACGTGGATATCGCGTACACGAACGGGGACGGATTTGACTACGCCACTCCTGGGGCGAGGCGCTGGCATGGTGTCCAATGGCTGGAGAATGATGGCGCAGGAGACTTCACCTTTCATCGTATAGGCGATCTGTCCGGAGCCTATGCCCCGTCAGTGACGGATATCGACGGGGACGGAGATTTGGACTTCCTCGCTACGAGCGCTTTCAACGATTGGTCGGACTCCTCCGCAGTTTCGTTGGCCTGTTACGAGAACCTCGGTTCAGGTCGCTTCGAAAAGCGCATCTTGGCCCACGCTCCGACCCATTTGATCACCTTGGAAGCAGGCGACCTCGATGGAGACGGTCGCGACGAGCTGGTGAGCGGAGGATTCTATTTTTACCCTCCTATGGAGCACGTCAGCCGAGTGAGCGTTTGGGATCGGGACTAG
- a CDS encoding TonB-dependent receptor, with translation MKLIDKHPHISRSLARRAAIAALVSVVPLSTGWTQTDDEEEEIFTLSPFEVSADEDQGYRANSTLAGSRINTQLKDVAASISVVTEDFIEDVGAADLNDILVYTSNTESTLNYTNAGGNGTQDFVSDNPNIQNRVRGLGNAELTRDFFRSIGGSVGIDAYNLERVTVNRGPNSILYGMADPAGVVNYMTKSAVVAEDSSELSLRVGSNSDFRSTADFNRVLIEDKLAVRVLGLWADRGYQQQPAYYHDNRLNLATTYKPFENATFKLNYEVVRQEQNNPNSITPIDYVSEWVEQGRPAWNAAEQLYSEAPEYLTRPQNVGAVAITDYDGNTVQFLTGGNDRWFTGVVQQRGDADNYTSVAFSDNKIAPFHDMNLNPSLRNHDFEALSLSWDQKLAENLYLNIGYLSEDYEEDTQRFTWGFQIWVDNNSHFMDGTPNPHFGETYVPQRTLDSKSIRNADNEMLRGTLTYELDFRDRNKWLGRHNFTALAERQETGNTNTVFNEIRSELVDYLPTNNRVNEDLWQMTRIRYLGGTADSQATIAPGVPDLTPSGVPNLYWDADAGAWATDSYSSMFTPKRRDVQAETVDSTGFIWQSYWLDGRVVGTAGWRDDTQEKATNSYTALGDDGLLILGDSAGEPAESGGSTTTMGVVVHPLDWLSLHYNESENFRPAATQVNMFGESVPPPTGEGVDFGFGLNLLEGKMNLRVNWYEVEQSNNRLPWGPQMRLAQWELLFIDRVVMPDVAALEGVPYTPVSPLEVGDINIVSTSEMTSEGMEIEMIYNPTENWRFMANVSQQDAVSSAIAPAVTRFLEEALPYWQNLDGGSVWNSEFTYSTWGFEGNPSEFYDAFPAFSAATYRAAEGTTNPQLREWRANAITNYTFTDGAMKGWNVGGALRWQDDAAIGFPTINNEAGDVIGLELDSPYMDEATLDVDFWIGFDKKIMGDRVDMNIQLNVRNLTRNEGFQAINANSDGEETGFRIEFGPTWTMQTTFSF, from the coding sequence ATGAAACTGATTGATAAACACCCCCACATATCGCGATCGCTTGCCCGAAGGGCGGCTATCGCTGCCCTCGTATCGGTCGTGCCACTCTCAACAGGTTGGACGCAAACCGATGACGAGGAAGAGGAAATCTTCACGCTGTCTCCTTTCGAGGTGAGCGCGGACGAGGACCAAGGCTACCGTGCTAACAGCACTCTGGCAGGCAGCCGTATCAACACCCAGCTGAAGGACGTCGCCGCTTCGATCAGCGTAGTGACGGAGGACTTCATCGAGGACGTTGGCGCTGCCGACTTGAACGACATTCTCGTTTATACTTCGAACACGGAAAGCACGCTTAACTACACCAACGCGGGCGGAAACGGGACGCAGGACTTCGTATCTGACAATCCGAACATCCAGAACCGTGTGCGTGGATTGGGGAACGCCGAATTGACGCGCGATTTCTTCCGCTCGATCGGCGGCAGCGTCGGCATCGACGCCTACAATCTCGAGCGTGTGACCGTCAATCGCGGCCCGAACTCCATCCTCTATGGTATGGCTGACCCAGCTGGTGTCGTGAACTACATGACCAAGAGCGCAGTGGTAGCTGAAGACAGCAGCGAGCTGTCGCTCCGAGTCGGATCGAATTCGGATTTCCGGTCCACCGCGGACTTCAATCGGGTGCTGATCGAGGACAAGTTGGCGGTGCGCGTCCTTGGACTCTGGGCCGATCGCGGCTATCAGCAGCAGCCTGCCTACTACCACGACAATCGGCTGAACCTGGCGACCACTTACAAGCCTTTCGAGAACGCCACCTTCAAGCTGAACTACGAAGTGGTGCGTCAAGAGCAGAACAATCCGAACTCCATCACGCCGATCGACTACGTGTCGGAGTGGGTCGAGCAGGGAAGGCCGGCTTGGAACGCGGCGGAGCAGCTGTACAGCGAGGCTCCCGAGTATCTCACCCGCCCGCAGAACGTGGGCGCCGTAGCGATCACCGACTACGATGGAAACACGGTTCAGTTCCTCACAGGAGGCAATGACCGCTGGTTCACCGGAGTCGTGCAGCAGCGAGGCGACGCGGACAACTACACCTCGGTGGCGTTCTCCGACAACAAGATCGCTCCCTTCCACGACATGAACCTCAACCCAAGCTTGCGCAACCACGACTTCGAGGCCCTGTCGCTCAGCTGGGACCAGAAGCTCGCGGAAAACCTGTATCTGAATATCGGATACCTCAGCGAGGACTACGAGGAGGACACCCAGCGCTTCACTTGGGGCTTCCAGATCTGGGTGGATAACAATTCGCACTTCATGGACGGCACTCCGAATCCGCACTTCGGCGAGACCTACGTTCCTCAGAGAACGCTCGACAGCAAATCGATCCGCAACGCCGACAACGAGATGCTGCGCGGCACGCTGACCTACGAGCTGGACTTCCGGGATCGCAACAAGTGGCTCGGTCGCCACAACTTCACGGCGTTGGCGGAGCGCCAGGAGACGGGAAACACCAATACGGTTTTCAACGAAATCCGTTCCGAGCTGGTAGACTACCTTCCCACGAATAACCGGGTAAACGAGGACTTGTGGCAGATGACCCGCATCCGCTACCTCGGCGGCACTGCTGACTCTCAAGCCACCATCGCTCCGGGCGTTCCGGACCTGACGCCATCAGGCGTGCCCAATCTCTATTGGGATGCGGACGCTGGCGCCTGGGCGACGGATAGCTACAGCTCGATGTTCACGCCAAAGCGTCGCGATGTTCAGGCTGAAACCGTCGATTCGACTGGTTTCATCTGGCAGAGCTACTGGCTCGACGGGAGAGTAGTCGGCACTGCAGGCTGGCGCGACGACACTCAGGAGAAGGCTACGAATTCCTACACGGCGCTCGGTGATGACGGATTGCTGATTCTCGGCGACTCCGCGGGAGAGCCGGCTGAATCTGGCGGTTCTACCACTACCATGGGGGTCGTCGTTCACCCGCTGGATTGGTTGAGTCTGCACTACAACGAGTCGGAAAACTTCCGTCCCGCTGCCACTCAGGTCAACATGTTCGGCGAATCCGTGCCGCCTCCGACAGGCGAGGGCGTGGACTTCGGCTTCGGGCTCAACCTGCTCGAGGGCAAGATGAACCTGCGCGTCAACTGGTACGAGGTCGAGCAGAGCAACAATCGTCTGCCTTGGGGGCCTCAGATGCGCCTCGCCCAGTGGGAGCTGCTCTTCATCGACCGCGTCGTGATGCCTGACGTGGCCGCGCTTGAGGGTGTGCCTTATACGCCGGTTTCGCCTCTCGAAGTGGGTGACATCAATATCGTATCCACGTCCGAAATGACTTCCGAAGGCATGGAGATCGAGATGATCTACAACCCGACAGAAAACTGGCGCTTCATGGCCAACGTTTCTCAGCAGGATGCCGTTTCCTCCGCTATCGCTCCGGCCGTTACGCGGTTCCTCGAAGAGGCTCTTCCGTATTGGCAAAACCTCGACGGCGGTTCCGTCTGGAACAGCGAATTCACCTACTCGACATGGGGCTTCGAGGGCAATCCGTCAGAGTTCTACGACGCTTTCCCAGCCTTCTCTGCTGCGACCTACCGGGCAGCGGAGGGTACCACCAATCCCCAGCTTCGTGAATGGCGCGCCAACGCCATCACTAACTACACCTTCACCGATGGCGCTATGAAGGGCTGGAACGTTGGCGGAGCGCTGCGTTGGCAGGACGATGCGGCGATCGGTTTCCCGACCATCAACAATGAAGCGGGTGACGTGATCGGGTTGGAGCTCGACAGTCCCTATATGGACGAAGCCACTCTCGACGTCGATTTCTGGATCGGATTCGACAAGAAGATCATGGGCGACCGTGTGGACATGAACATTCAGTTGAACGTGCGCAACCTCACTCGCAACGAAGGGTTCCAGGCGATCAACGCTAACTCGGACGGCGAGGAGACTGGCTTCCGTATCGAGTTTGGTCCCACCTGGACCATGCAAACGACGTTCAGCTTCTAA